One stretch of Pseudomonas sp. NC02 DNA includes these proteins:
- a CDS encoding tyrosine-type recombinase/integrase: MYTEAAQELKDAMDLAYLSGQRPADVLKVATTDLNSGFLGVTQGKTDKKLRLRLEDDGVQSGLSAFISDLLERRALNGIKTSTLITNASGLRMSQQMLRNRWDEAREKAAVKAGADGDPALAVLIRQFQFKDIRPKAASEIELTHASRLLGHSTEEMTKRVCQRVGEIVKPTK; the protein is encoded by the coding sequence GTGTATACCGAGGCAGCCCAAGAACTAAAGGACGCCATGGACCTGGCCTACCTGAGTGGCCAACGCCCCGCCGACGTGCTCAAGGTGGCCACCACAGATTTGAACAGCGGATTCCTAGGGGTGACACAAGGCAAAACCGATAAGAAGCTTCGACTGCGATTGGAAGACGACGGAGTGCAATCTGGGCTGAGCGCTTTTATCAGCGACCTCCTAGAACGCAGGGCCCTGAACGGTATTAAAACATCGACGTTGATCACCAACGCATCCGGCCTGCGAATGAGCCAGCAGATGCTGCGCAACCGCTGGGATGAAGCCCGCGAAAAAGCAGCCGTCAAAGCCGGCGCCGACGGTGACCCTGCATTGGCCGTGCTGATCCGCCAGTTCCAGTTCAAGGACATCCGCCCAAAGGCCGCTAGCGAGATCGAGCTTACACATGCCAGCCGCCTGCTCGGCCACAGCACCGAAGAGATGACCAAGCGGGTCTGTCAGCGCGTGGGTGAGATCGTAAAGCCCACGAAATAA